From Nonomuraea helvata, a single genomic window includes:
- the hpnE gene encoding hydroxysqualene dehydroxylase HpnE — protein sequence MSITPEPRRAPPTGIAPVAVVGGGLAGISAAIALAEAGCPVTLYEARPRLGGATYSFQRGGLTVDNGQHVFLRCCTAYRGLLERIGGTALVDLQSRFDVRVLGTAGRAGRLRRAALPGPLHFVPALAGYRLLGPGDRIQALRGSIALGRLDPADPLLDTVTFGRWLAAHGQRAPVRQALWELLAVAALNTGVDDAALGPAVKVFKTALLGRPDAADLGIPLVPLGELHDTAARAAITRRGGAVRLSAKVTAIEPGPAVIVDGARVEASAVVVATRHEQAAKLVPAGAAPGQDRWSGLDASPIINVHAVYDRPVMRVPFVAVTGSPVQWVFDKTRVAGLRGGQYLAVSVSVADTWIDRPTADLREVFVPALRSVFPAARRARMTDFFVTRERRATFRQAPGSGALRPQSATRWPGLYLAGAWTDTGWPDTMEGAVRSGLHAAHLVRQHVRDQESAP from the coding sequence ATGAGCATCACACCAGAGCCGCGCAGGGCTCCTCCGACGGGCATCGCTCCGGTGGCGGTCGTCGGCGGCGGCCTGGCCGGCATCTCCGCGGCCATCGCCCTCGCCGAAGCGGGATGCCCCGTGACGCTGTACGAGGCCCGCCCGAGGCTGGGCGGCGCCACGTACTCGTTCCAGCGCGGCGGACTGACGGTGGACAACGGCCAGCACGTCTTCCTCCGCTGCTGCACGGCGTACCGGGGACTCCTGGAACGGATCGGCGGCACCGCGCTGGTGGACCTGCAGAGCCGGTTCGACGTGCGGGTGCTCGGCACGGCGGGCCGGGCCGGGCGGCTGCGCCGCGCCGCGCTGCCGGGGCCGCTCCACTTCGTGCCCGCACTCGCGGGCTACCGCCTGCTCGGGCCGGGCGACCGGATCCAGGCCCTGCGCGGCTCGATCGCGCTGGGCCGGCTCGATCCGGCCGATCCGCTGCTCGACACGGTGACGTTCGGGCGCTGGCTGGCGGCGCACGGCCAGCGGGCCCCGGTGCGTCAGGCGCTCTGGGAGCTGCTCGCGGTGGCCGCCCTCAACACGGGGGTCGACGACGCCGCGCTCGGCCCGGCGGTGAAGGTGTTCAAGACCGCCCTGCTCGGCCGGCCGGACGCCGCGGACCTGGGCATTCCCCTGGTTCCGCTCGGCGAGCTGCACGACACCGCCGCCAGGGCCGCCATCACGCGGCGCGGCGGCGCCGTACGGCTGTCGGCGAAGGTCACGGCCATCGAGCCGGGACCGGCCGTCATCGTGGACGGCGCCAGGGTCGAGGCGTCGGCGGTCGTCGTGGCCACGCGCCACGAGCAGGCCGCCAAGCTGGTACCGGCGGGGGCGGCGCCCGGCCAGGACAGGTGGAGCGGCCTGGACGCGAGCCCGATCATCAACGTCCACGCGGTCTACGACCGGCCGGTCATGCGGGTGCCGTTCGTCGCGGTCACCGGCTCGCCGGTGCAGTGGGTGTTCGACAAGACCCGCGTCGCGGGGCTGCGCGGGGGGCAGTACCTGGCGGTGTCCGTGTCGGTCGCGGACACCTGGATCGACCGGCCGACCGCGGACCTCCGCGAGGTCTTCGTCCCGGCACTGCGATCGGTGTTCCCGGCCGCGCGGCGGGCCCGGATGACGGACTTCTTCGTCACCAGGGAACGGCGCGCGACGTTCCGCCAGGCCCCGGGCAGCGGGGCGCTCCGCCCGCAGAGCGCCACCCGATGGCCCGGCCTCTACCTCGCCGGCGCGTGGACCGACACCGGCTGGCCCGACACGATGGAGGGGGCCGTGCGCAGCGGACTTCACGCGGCTCACCTGGTCAGGCAGCACGTACGAGATCAGGAGAGCGCACCATGA
- the hpnC gene encoding squalene synthase HpnC, with protein sequence MLSQRGHSRELAEKARRENFPVASRLLPRRHRDHLMAVYGFARSVDDVGDEERPDDRLRLLAEFETDLARLYDGQVPVLRPVRALARTVQECSIPAEPFHHLIEANRRDQTVTRYETFDELLGYCELSANPVGRIVLHVFGETGGDHQARSDRVCSALQVIEHCQDVGEDYRRGRVYLPQEDLRRAGCPAVHLAAAATSPGLREVVAVQAARAGRLLAEGEPIVASLSGFARTAVAGYVAGGHATLAALRSARYDVLARTVRPRRARLLAEWTRVLMTMRWPGAGLQRLPSA encoded by the coding sequence GTGCTGTCACAGAGGGGCCATTCGCGGGAGCTGGCGGAAAAGGCGCGCCGGGAGAACTTCCCGGTGGCCTCGCGGCTGCTGCCGCGCCGGCACCGCGACCACCTCATGGCCGTGTACGGCTTCGCGCGGTCGGTGGACGACGTGGGTGACGAGGAGCGTCCCGACGACCGCCTGCGACTGCTGGCGGAGTTCGAGACCGATCTGGCCCGCCTGTACGACGGCCAGGTCCCTGTGCTGCGGCCGGTCCGCGCGCTGGCCCGCACCGTCCAGGAGTGCTCGATTCCCGCCGAGCCGTTCCATCACCTCATCGAGGCCAACCGGCGTGACCAGACGGTCACCCGCTACGAGACGTTCGACGAGCTCCTCGGCTACTGCGAGTTGTCGGCCAACCCGGTCGGCCGGATCGTGCTGCACGTGTTCGGGGAGACCGGCGGCGACCACCAGGCCCGGTCGGACCGGGTCTGCTCGGCGTTGCAGGTCATCGAGCACTGCCAGGACGTGGGCGAGGACTACCGGCGCGGGCGCGTCTACCTGCCGCAGGAGGATCTGCGGCGGGCGGGCTGCCCGGCCGTCCATCTCGCGGCGGCGGCCACGTCACCGGGGCTGCGCGAGGTGGTCGCGGTGCAGGCCGCGCGGGCCGGCAGACTGCTGGCGGAGGGCGAGCCGATCGTCGCCTCGCTGTCCGGCTTCGCCCGTACGGCGGTCGCGGGCTACGTCGCCGGCGGCCACGCGACCCTGGCGGCGCTGAGAAGCGCCCGCTACGACGTTCTGGCCCGTACTGTCCGGCCACGCCGCGCGCGCCTGCTCGCGGAGTGGACACGTGTCCTGATGACCATGAGGTGGCCCGGTGCGGGCCTCCAACGCCTGCCGTCGGCCTGA